The Gemmatimonas aurantiaca T-27 DNA segment CCGATGCCGATGGTCATCAAGGCGCCGAGCAGGAAGTTGCCGACCAGCGCGATCGCGAGCTTGCCACCACTCACGCCGATGGCGGTGCCGCCACCGGGCAACACATCCAGCGCCTGTGCCGCGGTGAGGGCCGCCGCGGCGGCCAGGCACAGTCCCATCCCGAACTGAATGCGGCGGGTGGGCCACCGCGCCACGATCCCGGCGCCCAACCATGCCCCGGCCACCGCGGCCACGATCATGGCGATCAGCGTGACGGGCTCCACTTCCACCAACTGCGTGTAGATGAACGCCTGCGCCAGGGTGGGCAGCGTGTGTGCCGCGTTGAGCGTGCCGGGAATGAGCGCGTCCTTCACCGTCTTCGTCGCCCGGAACAGCGCCGTTGTGGTCGCGAACGACCCGATGCCCAGTGTGTCAAAAAAAGCCGTCACCACCCCGATGCCGATGCCGACTGGCGTGGGCCGC contains these protein-coding regions:
- a CDS encoding sulfite exporter TauE/SafE family protein codes for the protein MPLDATRLLLAGLAIAALYHIVTLVRAMKPAPTVRPTPVGIGIGVVTAFFDTLGIGSFATTTALFRATKTVKDALIPGTLNAAHTLPTLAQAFIYTQLVEVEPVTLIAMIVAAVAGAWLGAGIVARWPTRRIQFGMGLCLAAAAALTAAQALDVLPGGGTAIGVSGGKLAIALVGNFLLGALMTIGIGLYGPCMMLVSLLGMNPAAAFPVMMGSCAFLMPMASARFLRLGKVDLRAVVSIIIGGVPAVLVAAFIVKSLPLTALRWLVVIVVAYTAFTLLQSSRRPAEDTPAAA